The following are encoded together in the Candidatus Bathyarchaeota archaeon genome:
- a CDS encoding 3-hydroxyacyl-CoA dehydrogenase NAD-binding domain-containing protein — protein MEAKDIKKLAVIGAGVIGNSWVANFIWKGYPVNLWLYDIEEEKKAHKEIEEHLEIL, from the coding sequence ATGGAAGCTAAGGACATTAAAAAGTTAGCTGTAATTGGAGCTGGAGTTATTGGAAACAGTTGGGTTGCCAATTTTATATGGAAAGGATATCCCGTAAACTTATGGCTTTACGATATAGAAGAAGAGAAGAAAGCACACAAGGAAATAGAAGAACATCTCGAAATTTTAG